The following are from one region of the Methanobacteriales archaeon HGW-Methanobacteriales-1 genome:
- a CDS encoding CPBP family intramembrane metalloprotease has translation MNYLLTGGGKINEDKLSSPATDPKKTVITFIVLTFALSSIFWYLISKTPLVADNATIILLYTVGSMWCPALAAVITRLYYQRNLKGFGVGMGKPIWLLVGILLPIAAGLLMFGVAWISGVAPFNPAGAANILTISFIPSLLLAILYNCFFAAGEEFGWRGFLVPELARFQTFTSVALLSAAIWTIWHFPLILFGSYHGTGSLIFSLAVFIPSVMGAGLILAWLRIKSGSVWVAVLFHGFWNYFIQQFYPVLTKTTAAGEMMLGEFGWFVALMYVILALIFWHYRNKLPQLPAEGV, from the coding sequence ATGAACTATCTTTTAACTGGAGGAGGGAAAATTAACGAAGATAAACTATCAAGTCCAGCCACTGATCCAAAAAAGACAGTAATCACATTTATAGTGCTGACCTTTGCTTTATCCTCCATTTTCTGGTACCTTATATCTAAGACGCCTTTAGTTGCGGATAATGCCACTATTATACTTCTCTATACTGTTGGTTCTATGTGGTGTCCTGCCCTTGCTGCGGTTATTACACGTTTATACTACCAGCGGAATTTGAAGGGGTTTGGAGTTGGTATGGGAAAACCGATCTGGCTGCTTGTTGGTATCCTGCTCCCGATTGCTGCCGGGCTCCTCATGTTTGGTGTAGCATGGATCTCCGGCGTAGCGCCTTTTAACCCCGCTGGGGCTGCAAATATCCTTACAATTAGTTTCATACCTTCTTTATTGCTGGCAATTCTTTATAACTGTTTTTTTGCTGCTGGTGAAGAGTTTGGTTGGCGTGGATTTTTGGTACCAGAACTGGCCCGATTCCAGACATTCACTTCAGTTGCCCTTTTATCCGCTGCCATATGGACTATCTGGCATTTCCCCCTAATCCTCTTTGGTTCTTATCATGGGACCGGATCACTCATATTCTCCCTGGCCGTTTTTATTCCCTCGGTGATGGGTGCTGGTTTAATCCTAGCCTGGCTTCGTATCAAATCTGGAAGTGTCTGGGTGGCAGTGCTTTTCCATGGATTCTGGAATTACTTCATCCAGCAGTTCTATCCGGTACTCACCAAGACCACCGCTGCTGGAGAGATGATGCTGGGTGAGTTTGGATGGTTTGTGGCACTCATGTATGTGATTCTTGCTCTCATATTTTGGCATTATAGAAATAAACTGCCCCAGCTACCGGCAGAAGGAGTATAA
- a CDS encoding GDP-mannose 4,6-dehydratase, with protein MNFTNKNILITGATGFVGSYLARELIDQKANVYGLIRRRADGTKSKNLCDHCIDESLTLIEGDLTDISSIAQAIDQSNPDYIFHLAAQSFVARSFENSMETQQINCMGTSNLLEAVRIKNNHAKIIFAGSSEEYGLVISSQKHYEEAQKEYGTIFPDVENVPEVPIKETNPLRPMSPYAVSKVYGDFLMRNYYHSYGLNTVVSRAFNHEGAGRGLMFVTSVITNQIMKLKFNEIDHISIGNINAFRDWSHVKDIVKGYLLLAEKGVSGEVYNQGSMRTNSVLSYILLGLEQAGWEVKRIKTMNNEKIIENPTEINNSEIFGINFDKTKVDQLMLEDQLEYSLSDKGIIVETDKEDIKIQFDSERFRPAEVPILLADTSKIEKLGCKIEYSLSDVINDQLNYFIKKENRQ; from the coding sequence ATGAACTTCACCAATAAAAATATACTCATCACCGGGGCCACAGGATTTGTAGGTTCCTACTTGGCCAGAGAACTTATAGACCAGAAAGCAAATGTTTACGGCCTTATACGCAGAAGGGCGGATGGTACGAAATCAAAAAACCTCTGTGACCATTGCATAGACGAATCTCTGACCTTAATTGAGGGAGATTTAACCGATATATCATCTATTGCTCAGGCCATTGATCAATCTAATCCAGATTACATATTCCACTTAGCGGCCCAATCATTTGTGGCGAGATCATTTGAAAATTCAATGGAAACTCAGCAAATAAATTGTATGGGTACTTCTAACCTCTTAGAAGCGGTGCGAATAAAAAATAATCATGCTAAAATAATATTTGCCGGATCCAGCGAAGAGTACGGACTGGTAATATCTTCTCAAAAACATTATGAAGAGGCCCAGAAAGAGTACGGTACCATATTCCCGGATGTAGAAAACGTACCTGAAGTTCCCATTAAAGAAACCAACCCTCTAAGGCCCATGTCTCCCTATGCCGTATCCAAAGTATATGGTGACTTCTTAATGAGAAACTATTATCACTCCTATGGATTAAATACTGTAGTATCGAGAGCTTTCAATCACGAAGGTGCAGGCCGAGGATTAATGTTTGTTACCTCGGTTATCACTAACCAGATTATGAAATTAAAGTTCAATGAAATAGATCACATCAGTATTGGAAATATTAATGCTTTCCGTGACTGGTCCCATGTAAAGGATATAGTAAAGGGTTACCTGTTACTGGCTGAGAAAGGAGTCTCTGGTGAAGTATATAATCAAGGATCCATGCGAACCAATTCTGTTTTGAGTTACATTTTATTAGGCCTGGAACAGGCCGGATGGGAAGTTAAGAGAATAAAAACCATGAATAATGAGAAGATCATTGAAAACCCCACCGAAATCAATAACTCGGAAATATTCGGCATTAATTTTGATAAAACCAAGGTCGATCAATTGATGTTAGAAGATCAATTAGAATACAGTCTAAGTGATAAAGGAATAATTGTAGAAACTGATAAAGAAGATATTAAGATTCAGTTTGACTCAGAACGATTTAGACCAGCTGAAGTACCTATTCTCCTGGCCGATACCAGTAAAATAGAAAAATTAGGTTGTAAAATAGAGTACAGTCTTAGTGATGTTATTAATGATCAATTGAATTACTTCATTAAGAAAGAAAATAGGCAGTAA
- the glf gene encoding UDP-galactopyranose mutase, protein MFDYIIVGAGLAGSVIAERISNELDKKVLLIEKRNHIGGNCYDYTDSNGIQVHKYGPHVFRTDLEQVYEYLSQFTDWNIYQYEVLGSIDGNKVPIPFNLNTLYELLPENLAEKLEKKLITHFGYDVKVPILELRKKEDKDLKFLADFIYEKVFLNYTIKQWGFKPEDLDPSVTGRVPVFISRDNRYFQEKYQGIPKNGYTKLFERMLYNPNIKLMLNTDYNEIIDINQDGIYAFDNKYDGKIIFTGEIDEFFKYSHGKLPYRTLNFKFETMEQEYFQEVATVNYPNNHNFTRITEFKHFNPIKSSKTTIAKEYSYLCNKKIKGKDTPYYPIPRDENQELYEKYKNEAKLLDNVIFVGRLAEYKYYNMDNVIESALNVFKEKIIKE, encoded by the coding sequence ATGTTTGATTATATAATTGTTGGAGCGGGACTTGCGGGATCAGTGATAGCAGAGAGAATATCTAATGAGTTAGATAAGAAAGTTTTATTAATTGAAAAAAGGAACCATATTGGGGGTAATTGTTACGATTATACGGATTCAAATGGTATTCAGGTACATAAGTATGGCCCCCATGTTTTCAGGACTGATTTAGAACAGGTATATGAATACTTATCTCAATTCACTGATTGGAATATATATCAGTACGAGGTTTTAGGGTCAATTGATGGTAATAAAGTGCCTATTCCTTTTAATTTAAATACATTGTATGAATTATTACCTGAAAATCTTGCTGAAAAATTAGAAAAAAAATTAATTACACATTTTGGTTATGATGTAAAAGTTCCTATTTTAGAACTTAGAAAAAAAGAGGATAAGGATCTTAAATTTTTAGCTGATTTTATTTATGAAAAGGTATTTTTAAATTATACCATAAAACAATGGGGATTTAAGCCAGAGGATCTAGATCCATCTGTAACTGGAAGAGTACCAGTATTTATATCCCGAGATAATAGATATTTCCAAGAAAAGTACCAAGGAATACCTAAAAATGGTTATACCAAACTTTTTGAAAGAATGTTGTATAATCCAAATATCAAATTAATGTTAAATACGGATTATAATGAAATTATTGACATTAATCAAGATGGGATTTATGCTTTTGATAATAAATATGATGGGAAAATTATTTTTACTGGTGAAATAGATGAATTTTTCAAGTATAGTCATGGAAAATTACCTTACAGAACTCTTAATTTTAAGTTTGAAACCATGGAACAAGAATATTTCCAGGAAGTGGCCACGGTAAATTATCCTAATAATCATAATTTCACAAGAATCACTGAATTTAAACATTTTAATCCTATAAAAAGTAGTAAAACGACTATTGCTAAGGAATATTCTTACTTATGTAATAAGAAAATTAAAGGAAAAGATACACCTTATTACCCTATTCCTCGTGACGAAAATCAGGAACTTTATGAAAAATATAAAAATGAAGCTAAATTACTGGATAATGTTATATTCGTGGGAAGACTTGCAGAATATAAATATTATAATATGGATAATGTGATAGAAAGTGCTTTAAATGTATTTAAGGAGAAAATTATTAAGGAATAA